One region of Primulina tabacum isolate GXHZ01 chromosome 1, ASM2559414v2, whole genome shotgun sequence genomic DNA includes:
- the LOC142520784 gene encoding uncharacterized protein LOC142520784: MKSKLVFTVYGVVLLLVCSAFAEEKSQQETQESAQGDQEKVGRGGAGYYGHQWCCGGWRNGRCYRYCYSSGNEDGPANYVVNSGDGQGAGGYGSGQGGAFGGGQGGGKGGAYGGGQGGGQGGGYGGGGGGQGGGQGGGYGGGGGQGGGVGGGGGQGGGQGGGYGSGGQGGGFGGQGGGQGVGYGGGGQGGGYGGGGGYGGGGGTGGYGGGDGGWGSCKWGNCCGSGRGWEMSGQGGGFGCRCCYSAQEAKAFMQRQPKFTQTKD, translated from the exons ATGAAGTCTAAATTAGTTTTTACTGTATACGGGGTCGTTCTTCTTCTTGTTTGCTCAGCTTTTGCAGAGGAAAAATCTCAGCAGGAGACTCAGGAATCGGCACAAGGAGATCAAGAAAAGG TTGGTCGAGGAGGTGCTGGTTACTACGGGCATCAATGGTGCTGCGGCGGTTGGCGCAACGGCCGGTGTTATCGTTATTGCTATAGCTCTG GAAATGAAGACGGACCAGCAAACTATGTAGTTAATAGCGGTGACGGACAGGGTGCAGGTGGTTATGGTAGCGGACAAGGTGGAGCCTTTGGTGGTGGACAGGGTGGCGGAAAAGGTGGAGCCTATGGTGGTGGACAGGGTGGTGGACAAGGTGGAGGCTATGGTGGTGGCGGTGGTGGACAGGGTGGCGGACAAGGTGGAGGCTATGGTGGTGGCGGTGGACAAGGTGGAGGCGTTGGTGGGGGTGGTGGACAAGGAGGAGGACAAGGTGGAGGCTATGGTAGCGGCGGACAAGGTGGCGGATTTGGCGGACAAGGTGGCGGACAAGGTGTAGGCTATGGTGGCGGTGGGCAAGGTGGTGGctatggtggtggtggaggataTGGTGGTGGGGGAGGCACCGGTGGATATGGTGGTGGTGATGGAGGATGGGGATCTTGCAAATGGGGGAACTGCTGCGGCAGCGGACGTGGATGGGAGATGTCGGGCCAAGGCGGAGGTTTTGGTTGCCGATGTTGCTACAGCGCCCAAGAAGCCAAAGCCTTCATGCAGAGACAGCCTAAATTTACTCAAACCAAGGACTAA
- the LOC142539980 gene encoding ferric reduction oxidase 4-like — translation MKSNAAWQVCFLVVFVGYIFIWAMLPTKVYKNTWTPKLNKNLNSTYFREQGTNLLLFSFPIMLLAVLGCVHLHFKTKSNSPSNWRCFRPMRRPAMVMAPLGIVNAVELAFAAMFVALLIWSLANYLYISFGNLHMHTTGEKVWQAKFRSVSLRLGYIGNTCWAFLFFPVTRGSSLLPLVGLTSESSIKYHIWLGHVSNFLFAVHSVGFIIYWWAMTDQMYLMLQWSSTYLSNVAGVIAFVLSLGMWVTSFDRVRRKAFEVFFYVHHLYVLFVFFYMFHVGVAYLCLILPGIFLFIIDRYLRFLQSRRKSRLVSTRLLPNGTMELTFSKSPELSYTPTSVLFLHVPSVCKLQWHPFTVTSNSNLEPQTLSVAIKSQGSWTQKLYTQLSSFDHLEVSTEGPYGPASSHFLSHESLVMISGGSGITPFISILRQIIHKTTTGSTIKAPNILLISTFKNTTDLRMLDLLLPLSGTPLDLSNLQLQIEAYITRETEKPVEDSKKQIQTKLLKPNPLDSPISPVLGKNSWLCLAVIISSSFVLFLISLGLVTRYHIYPVERRKDNYHYSFKILWDMFLVCSSIFVAASVVFLWQKRKISAEEKQIQNVDFAIPTMSPASWLCTRDTELESLPHQSLVQSTKVHFGARPDVKSILLECKGSDVGVLVCGPKSMRHDVAKICASGSAKNLHFESISFSW, via the exons ATGAAATCCAATGCAGCATGGCAAGTGTGCTTCCTTGTGGTGTTTGTAGGGTATATTTTCATATGGGCTATGCTTCCTACAAAAGTTTACAAGAATACTTGGACTCCCAAATTGAATAAAAATCTCAACTCCACTTACTTCAGAGAACAAG GGACAAATCTTCTTTTATTCAGTTTTCCAATCATGCTTCTTGCTGTTCTTGGATGCGTACATCTACACTTCAAGACGAAATCGAATTCCCCGAG TAATTGGCGTTGTTTCCGTCCAATGAGACGTCCAGCAATGGTAATGGCGCCGTTGGGGATAGTCAATGCAGTGGAACTTGCATTTGCAGCCATGTTTGTGGCACTTCTGATCTGGTCTTTGGCGAACTATTTGTATATCAGCTTTGGGAATCTCCACATGCATACAACAGGAGAGAAAGT GTGGCAGGCGAAGTTTCGTAGTGTATCCCTGAGGCTCGGATACATCGGAAACACATGTTGGGCGTTCCTGTTTTTCCCGGTGACTCGGGGGTCGTCTCTCTTGCCTCTGGTCGGCCTCACATCTGAATCTAGTATCAAATATCACATTTGGCTTGGCCATGTTTCAAATTTCCTTTTTGCAGTTCACAGCGTAGGATTCATCATATACTGGTGGGCGATGACAGATCAGATGTACCTG ATGCTTCAATGGAGCAGCACTTATCTGTCAAATGTAGCTGGAGTTATTGCATTCGTTTTGTCCCTGGGAATGTGGGTAACAAGTTTTGATCGTGTCAGGAGGAAAGCGTTCGAAGTTTTCTTCTACGTTCACCATCTATATGTTCTATTTGTGTTCTTCTACATGTTTCACGTTGGAGTAGCATACTTATGCTTGATTCTTCCCGGAATCTTTCTGTTCATTATCGATCGATATTTGAGGTTCTTGCAATCACGACGCAAGTCTAGACTGGTTTCAACTCGCCTTTTGCCTAACGGTACAATGGAACTTACGTTTTCCAAAAGTCCAG AGTTGAGTTACACTCCGACGAGTGTCTTGTTTCTGCATGTTCCAAGCGTATGCAAGTTGCAGTGGCATCCATTTACGGTGACTTCAAACTCTAACCTGGAGCCACAAACACTAAGCGTTGCCATTAAAAGCCAAGGTAGTTGGACTCAAAAGCTATATACACAGCTTTCTTCTTTTGATCATCTCGAGGTATCAACCGAAGGACCTTATGGACCTGCATCGTCTCATTTTCTAAG TCACGAGTCATTGGTGATGATTAGCGGAGGAAGCGGCATAACTCCATTTATATCCATACTACGCCAGATCATTCACAAAACCACTACAGGATCCACCATTAAAGCTCCAAACATTCTCCTAATCTCCACCTTCAAGAACACAACCGATCTCAGGATGCTCGACCTTTTGCTCCCTTTATCTGGAACCCCTTTAGACCTCTCCAATCTACAACTACAGATTGAAGCATATATTACAAGAGAAACTGAAAAACCCGTAGAAGATTCTAAGAAACAGATCCAAACCAAACTGTTAAAGCCAAATCCATTGGATTCCCCTATTTCCCCGGTTCTTGGCAAGAATAGCTGGCTGTGTCTTGCTGTGATAATATCGTCCTCATTTGTCTTGTTTTTGATATCTTTAGGCCTTGTTACACGTTACCATATCTATCCAGTGGAACGTAGAAAGGATAATTACCATTACAGCTTCAAGATTCTTTGGGACATGTTTCTGGTGTGTTCTAGTATTTTTGTAGCAGCTAGTGTTGTTTTCTTGTGGCAAAAGAGAAAGATATCTGCTGAAGAGAAGCAGATTCAGAATGTCGATTTTGCGATACCAACTATGTCGCCCGCTTCTTGGTTATGTACTAGGGATACGGAGCTTGAGAGTCTTCCTCATCAATCTCTTGTACAGTCTACGAAGGTGCATTTTGGTGCTAGACCTGACGTAAAGA GCATACTTCTTGAATGCAAAGGATCAGATGTTGGAGTTTTGGTTTGTGGCCCTAAGAGCATGAGACATGATGTTGCTAAAATATGCGCATCCGGTTCTGCCAAAAACCTGCATTTTGAGTCCATTAGTTTCAGTTGGTGA